TGCCATTTCTGGAGTGTTGCCATCTGGAGCTTCAAAAATCTGCTCACCAATATTATTATCACTGTTGCCGTTTGTCAACTTCTCAGCTTGCTCCTTTGAGGACGCCTTTCTTCTGCCTCTTCTCTTCTTCACGTACACTCGGGCTCTAACAGATGCGCAACATTGTCTCTCAGAGAATGCACTTAAACTCTTCAGAAAGATGGAGCAACTAGGTATGAAGGCTAATTCTGTTACTCTACTCTGTGTTTTGTTTACTTGCAGCCATGGAGGATTGGTTGAGCaaggattaaaatattttcaagaaatggaacaaaattatggtgtgGTTCCAGAGATCGAATATTATGCTTGTATTGTTGATCTATGTGGTCGTTTGAATGATGCAATGGAGTTTATAAGAAAGATGCCAATTGAACCCAGCGAAATGGTTTGGCAGACCTTGCTGGGAACATGCAGAGTACATGAGCTGGGTGAAATTGCCGCATAGAAGGTTCTTCCTGTTAGACCAGATTCGACTACCTGTATTCTATTATCTAACACATGTTGAGAGTGGGAGTTTTGACGATGGTCTTAACCTACGAAAAGTAATGAAAGAGAGAGGTGTAAAAAAGGAACCAGGGTATTGTTGGATTTCTGTACAAGGTAAAGTTCACAAATTCCATTCGGGCGATCATCAACACCCGCAGAAGGATGACATCTTTGCCAAGTTAGAAGAGTTGATGAAGAAGGTTAAGTCCATGGGTGATATACCAGACTTGAATAATGCTTAGTGACTAATTTTAAGATTCAACAATACATACTCTTCAAGTGGTCCTTCTGCTGTCTTCGATCACTGCATTTTAGCTGTATGACTTAACCTTCTGCAGGAAGCAACTTGTCCAAGGTAGAAATATGCAAGGAAAATACTAACATTTTCATTAACCACTCTGCTAGTGAAAATTCTGTTAGTAATTTTAAGCATTATtggaatttcttttatattaagaaatgaatgggagaaaagagataatGATGAAATATTGTCTCTGGGGTGGGGGTAGCAACGGTAAATTGATTTAAGAGATATATAAGTACAATTCTCTTTTACAGTCTAAACAAGTACTACAATCAGACTCAACGTAATTAAAACTGTACTTTTCAAAATAACCTCTTTTACCAATATATAACCGACCAAGACCAAAATGTCCCACCCAatctttcaatataaattaatttaagggGTACAAgtaattttcatttaagtttTACCGTATTTGCAAAAATTCAcctatgatatttttaaaatttaaatatttatttataagttaatttttattaacattttttttgataaaaaataaggataaaatcatcattttatcattaaatcttaaaaatttatatcattttcctctcttgatttgaaaagttaataattttttctagtattaattttggaaattttactttttctctcaactttaggattttatattttttaaattttttcttttcagttgccctcacaaactatttaaaactTTGTTTCACCCCTTATTTCTAGGGTGTCATCTTTGGTAGCTTAATGGAAGGCAGTTAGACAACGAAAAGATGGTGACTGGATGACGAATTGGACAACGAAATAATGAAGGATGATGTAAGGATGAAACATTGTCCTTCTTCGATGCTTTTGGACAATGAAATATAGTCCTTCCTCTATGCTTTTGGATGAGGCTTCATCCTTTTACCATCCTTCTGGAAGTATCGTCCAACTATCGTCTTTTCGTTTTTCAACCGTCGTCCAATCACTAGAGATGATACCTTAGAAATGGGGGGTGAAAAAacgttttaaaaagtttataggGGTgactgaaaagaaaaaaattgaaaaatataaaacacaataattaaagaaaaaagtgaattttttaaaacttaatcttgaaaaaattattagtttttttaactaaagaaaaaaataatataaatttttagagttttaagatttaatagtaaaataacaattttatttttatttttaataaaaattaatttattgaggaatatttaagttgttgaaatattatgaatatgtttttgaaaatagTCTAAAACTTGGTTGGGACATTCCTTTGGCCTTTAAGTAATTAAAAAGGAGCTCAAGAGATGAGGACCCAATGGCAATAGACAATCTCATTATCACCAAATCTGAGAAACTCTGCTCTCTTCTAGGTATGGCAATTTGTACCTGACCCTAACAGGGAGGGCATTCTCCGATAGAAACGGGaaagaggatgaaaaaaatctccgtaatcAAGGATGGGCcagggatggggatacatgtgtcccctccccgccccgacCCTTTCCCTCCCCACCGCTATCCCCgcccctttatattaatatatttatttaaaatattaatatatttttatagttttaaattatttatgtttttcaaatttatttaaatttttgttgtgcatattaaagaagttaatatattatatttatgatatttaaaatagtagattaattttaattttgttatttaatatatttatattgtatttataaggtaaaaaaatatattttttttgcggGTATGGGAAGAAGATTTTTCCCCGTGGGGACGGGAAGGAGATgaagaagagatttttcttttcGGGGAGGAGATggggaatcattttcatctccaTAATGGGGACGGAGATTGATAttccctacggggacggggaagGGGATGGAGATCCCCTCCctgcccctccccgttgccatccctaatcTCTTCCGCTCCCTCCATGGAACCATCAACAGGAAGATTACTTTGGTTATCATACTTGGATAGAAGGCGACACGTGACATACCTGGAGATGATGTACCAGATGCTGCCGCATTATTACCCGTCACAGGAGGTCAACCGCATCACTCTAGCTCATTTCGCCATCTCCGGTCTCCACCTTCTCGGCGCCTTAGATCGCGTACGTTTATTCTACCTCTCCCTGTTTGTTTcctgaggaaaaaaaaaaaaaaaagaactgaattttagatttatttttttcgtTTCCAACGTCATATGAAACAAATGAAGCTGAGTGGCTCATGTCGAATATTTccgttctttttatttttaaaaattaaaaaaaaaaaacaaaaacttaagCCACCCTTACTCCAGCTAACTTTTCCGCCAAGCCAAGAATCCCAacgtctttcttgaattctctCCAACGGCTCTTTAACGAAACCGGAAGCTCATTTAAACTGGAAACTACCTTCTTCACTTCTGCTTAAACTGTATCACAAGAATATAACATCTTTGAAGTCTGAACTAAACCcccatattattttcaaattttaaggaagaaaaaacttCCTGATATTACAAATTCGGCCCCCCAACTGTCCTAACGGCTTTCTTGATTTCTCTCCCCCGGCCCTCCAACGGCTATTTCTTAGCTGCTTTAAACAAAACGGGAAAGCACCCTCACTTGTATATATGATCAACCCCTTATTCCCAACTTATTTCTTTCCTGCTGCGTTTTCACTTTCTGGGTTAACTACAGATTGCTCTCTCTGCGTTAAGGACATATTGCTCTGCCAACCTCTAcactttcttcttcatatttgagttaaattctcTGTTTCTGCAATCCGTAAACCCTGcactttcttcttcatatttGAGTCAACCTCTGCTTTTTCACTTTCAACTTCTGTAAACCTCTAAACCCACGCATATTCAAATTCCAGTTAGTGAGTCAGTGAGTGAAAATTGTGAGATGATGGAAGAACTGTTTTCTCTGTGTGAAGCCGCCAAGAAAGCAGCTCTCGCTGCTGCCATGGACAATGTCTCTGAAAATGGACCAGAGGTTTCCAATTGTATTGATTGTTTGAAGCGCCTCAAGGACTTTCCTGTTACTGGGGAGCTTCTTTGTTTCAACGGCAATGGATAAACATCTCCGACATctcaaacaacataaaaaagaaaagattcgATTAATGGCTGAGTGGTTGTTGGAGATATGGAGCAAGAAGATCAAGGATTATTCTTCAAAAACCAAAggtaaatttttatatgttgaatCTTCCGAGAAAACCCAGCAATCTGATAAATCCACGACATCAGCCATCTGCCATCAACACTCTTCCATTGGTTCAACAAAACTTGAAGAGACTGGCCATGGTAAAACAACTTCTGAAGGTTCAATTGGTTCCAGACAATTTGAAGAGGCAGGGAAAAATCCTCAGAAATTCATtttgaagataaagatgaaacaATCGAAGGAATCTTGTAAATTTGAGGCATTATTCAAGTGTAAAGATGCTTCACGTGTCAAGGTTCGTGAAATTCTTCTGGTGGCGTTACAGAA
This region of Mangifera indica cultivar Alphonso unplaced genomic scaffold, CATAS_Mindica_2.1 Un_0038, whole genome shotgun sequence genomic DNA includes:
- the LOC123206500 gene encoding transcription elongation factor TFIIS-like, whose translation is MDKHLRHLKQHKKEKIRLMAEWLLEIWSKKIKDYSSKTKGKFLYVESSEKTQQSDKSTTSAICHQHSSIGSTKLEETGHGKTTSEGSIGSRQFEEAGKNPQKFILKIKMKQSKESCKFEALFKCKDASRVKVREILLVALQKVASEVDGETKQRVNACDPIGVAVLIETEMLKQMGPYNGPKKLKYRSVLFNMNDPNNPDLRRKILLGEVKPERLIQMSSEEMTSDEREIKRIKDKATLGEQTADKKSEEKPDFDEGRWLESFVDLKL